A region of Aquarana catesbeiana isolate 2022-GZ linkage group LG08, ASM4218655v1, whole genome shotgun sequence DNA encodes the following proteins:
- the LOC141105738 gene encoding pancreatic lipase-related protein 2-like — protein sequence MLSQILLVMSIVASVSPSEVCYNRLGCFSDDKPFAWTLQRPISRLPWSPEKINARFLLYTRENLNTYQEISAVKPETITASYFRKTKETRFIIHGFTDNGEGEWLSDMCKAMLQVEDVNCICVDWHGGSVALYTQASNNIRVVGAEVAYFIKTLKDIFNYLLSNVHLIGHSLGAHTAGEAGKRLPGIGRITGLDPAQPYFQDTPIEVRLDPSDALLVDVIHTDASPMLLNLGTGGYGMSQIVGHLDFFPNGGKQMPGCQKSQIFKSPNIDDILDVTSELVACNHIRSTKYYTQTILTPDGYLGYSAASYDAFQQGAGFPCPSKGCPMMGHYADRYSGITSASQIFYLNTGDLKVFSRWRYQITVYTSGSLAVLGSFSVSLEGSNGKTKDYTLYRGFIKTGTSYTAFIDAEINVGQISKVTFVWNGVVFGNVRLGASSVTVQSGKDGATYSFCSSASVSPGNPQILSLC from the exons ATGTTGAGCCAGATTTTGCTGGTGATGTCCATCGTGGCGTCTGTATCACCGA GTGAGGTGTGCTATAATCGTCTCGGCTGCTTCTCGGATGATAAACCCTTTGCTTGGACTCTGCAGAGACCCATCTCCCGCTTACCCTGGTCTCCGGAGAAGATTAATGCTCGATTCCTGCTCTATACCAGAGAGAACCTCAACACCTACCAG GAGATCAGCGCTGTTAAACCCGAAACCATCACAGCATCCTATTTCCGGAAGACTAAAGAAACACGATTTATCATTCATGGATTTACTGACAATGGCGAGGGTGAATGGCTGTCTGACATGTGCAAG GCCATGCTGCAAGTGGAGGATGTGAACTGTATCTGCGTGGATTGGCACGGCGGCTCTGTGGCCCTCTACACACAGGCCTCCAATAATATCCGTGTCGTGGGGGCCGAAGTGGCCTATTTCATTAAAACTTTAAAG GACATTTTTAACTATTTGCTATCCAATGTTCACCTTATTGGGCACAGTCTGGGGGCACACACCGCGGGAGAGGCTGGGAAGAGGCTCCCTGGGATTGGTAGAATAACAG gACTGGACCCGGCTCAGCCATACTTCCAGGACACTCCAATCGAGGTCAGACTAGACCCATCAGATGCTCTGTTAGTTGACGTCATTCATACTGATGCAAGTCCTATGCTGCTCAATCTTG gtacGGGAGGATACGGAATGAGCCAAATTGTTGGCCACCTGGACTTCTTCCCGAACGGAGGAAAACAAATGCCAGGATGTCAAAAATCTCAAATCTTTAAAAGCCCAAACATTGATGACATTTTGGATG TAACAAGTGAGCTGGTGGCCTGCAATCACATACGTAGCACAAAATATTACACGCAGACTATTCTCACTCCTGATGGATACCTCGGATACTCTGCAGCCTCCTACGATGCCTTCCAGCAG GGTGCCGGCTTTCCATGTCCCAGCAAGGGTtgcccaatgatgggacattatgcAGACAGGTATTCTGGAATCACATCAGCCTCTCAGATATTTTACTTAAACACCGGAGATCTTAAAGTCTTTTCTC GCTGGAGATACCAGATCACTGTTTACACTTCTGGCAGTTTGGCTGTTCTTGGATCCTTTTCCGTGTCCTTAGAAGGATCTAATGGAAAGACTAAGGATTACACATTATACAG GGGATTCATTAAAACGGGCACATCATACACAGCATTTATTGATGCTGAGATTAATGTTGGACAAATAAGTAAGGTAACATTTGTCTGGAATGGTGTCGTATTTGGAAATGTGCGTCTTGGTGCCTCCTCTGTGACGGTGCAGTCTGGAAAGGATGGAGCAAC ATACTCATTCTGTAGCAGTGCCTCAGTGTCACCAGGAAACCCCCAGATTCTCAGTCTGTGCTAA